The Solibacillus sp. FSL R7-0668 genome includes the window AACTTCAAAAATTAACGAACGAAAAGAAGCTGTGGCTAGCAGAGCATGCCCCACAGCTTGCGGAAAAGCTAACAGCCATTGCCGAACAGCAAACATTATGCAAGCAGCTTACAAAGGAAATCCAGGAGGCTATTGATGCTGGGAATGCTGCGTTAAGCGCATTAACTGATGCTGGCTTTGCGTTACATGAGGCAGATTCGTATTCAACATGGGATACCTTTTTAGGTGGGGGCTTTATGGCAACAGCGATGAAGCATGAAAAGCTAGAAATGACTAACAGCTATATTCATAGCGCACAAATGGCACTGCAACGCTTTAGCAATGAGCTGTTAGACGTCAAGGATATGCGCAATGAGACAATTGAGATTGGTACAGACGGCTTTGTAAAATTTACTGATTTCTTCTTTGATAATATTTTCACGGATTGGTCCATTCATTCGAAAATTACAACCGCCATGAACCAAATTTCACGCGTACAAGATGATGTCGCAAACACATTGCGCGAATTGCAGCAAAAATTAACGGTCACGCTGAAAAAAGAAGCCGAACTGATTGCAGCGCGTGAAGCGATTCTTAATACCGACACGTCAGCATTGTTTTTTGAAAAATAGGGGCGTACAATAAGGCGTATATTTTATTTAAAGTTCTTGTAGTAGAACCAAATCAAAGGAGTCTTTTAACATGAGTCGTTTAGTAGAAGAATTTTTAGAATTAGTGCAAATTGATTCTGAAACAAAGCATGAACAGGTAATTGCACCAATTTTAGTGCAAAAATTAGAGGCAATGGGCTTTGAAGTATTCCAAGATGATGCCCACACACGCAATGGTCATGGTGCGGGCAACATTATCGCAACATTAAAAGGTGATGAGTCTATCGAGCCAATTTACTTTACGGTGCATATGGATACAGTTGTACCGGGCGTTGGCATTAAGCCTGAAATTCGTGAAGACGGCTATATTTACTCGGACGGCACAACGATTTTAGGAGCAGACGATAAAGCAGGGATGGCGGCAATTTTCGAAATGGCCCGTCGCATCAAGGAAAAAAATATTGCACACGGCACAATCCAGTTCATCATTACAGCAGGTGAAGAAAGTGGCTTAGTGGGTGCGAAGGAATTAGATCCAGCACATATTATCGCAAAATACGGTTTTGCGGTAGATAGCGACGGTAAAGTAGGGGGCATTGTTGTCGCAGCGCCATTCCAAGCAAAAGTGAATGTCAAAGTATTCGGTAAAACAGCACACGCTGGTGTTGCACCTGAAAAAGGCATTTCTGCGATTACCGTAGCAGCAAAAGCCGTAGCGCAGTTAAAGCTAGGCCGTTTAGATGAAGAAACAACGGCAAATATCGGACGTTTCGAGGGCGGAAAAGCTACAAACATCGTCTGTGATGAAGTAACGATTTTTGCAGAGGCACGTTCAATTGACGAAGCGAAACTAAATGCTCAAACAGCACATATGAAAGAAACATTCGAGCGTGTCGCAAAGGAAAACGGCGCACGTGCAGAAGTAGAAGTTGCCTTATCATACCCAGGCTTCCGCGTAACTGAAGCAGATAAAGTTGTACAAATCGCACTAGCTGCAGCGAAAGCAGTTGGTCGTGAGCCACAGCTAGGTATTTCAGGTGGCGGTAGTGATGCCAATGTTATCGCAGGCTTCGGAATTCCTACCGTAAATTTATCGGTTGGCTATGAGGAAATCCATACAACAAACGAAAGAATGCCAGTACAAGAGTTAGAAAAATTGGCAGATTTACTTGAGCAAATTATTATTGAAACAGCTAAATAAGAGGTGATTTTATGGGCTTTGAAAAAGCAGTTGTTTTTTTATGTGGCACGGAAGAATATGCGGTACCTGTTGACCAAGTTGTTTCAATTGAAAAGCTTGAGCGGGTTACACCGATTCCGCATTTGCCGAATTACTTGTTAGGCTTTACACGACTTCGCGGTGAATTAACACCGGTGATTGATTTTGGGCGCATTTTATACAATAGCCCAACAAATACCGCTACATCAAAGGTCATCGTATTATCGACAGATGTTGTCAATTATGGCTTGCTGGTGGCAGATGCGCGGGAAATTATTGATTTAGAAGCGGATGTACTTAAGCAAATGGGGCTTGTGAATTATGAGAAGACGAAATATTTCACTGCGGTTGCCAATTTAGAGGACCGTATGATTTCATGCGTCGATCCAAGCATTTTAGTGAATTCATTAGAGGGTATTCGAGAAATTATCGAATACTTACATAAAATGCTGGAAAATGAGGAAGCGAAGGCTTAAAACAAAATAAGGAGTACAAAATCAGGGGAAGATTTTGTACTCCTTTATTTATGCGGAACCATGTGTATTTTTCTTTGCTTGTTTGCGGTAAGCGAGTCCCGTAATCGCAAAAACGAATACGGAAATAATACTTAATGTTAACACTAAATTATCTTCCACCCAGGAAATATTGCCTAATATGAAGCCACTACCTAGCCAGACCGTTGTCCAAAGTACAGCGCCAATAAAGTTATAGCGCAAAAATGTGCCATAGGAAAAGTTTGTATAGCCAGAAATAAATGGTGTCATCGTGCGCATTAATGGGACAAAGCGAGAAAAGGTAATGGCGGCACGGTCATATTTCTGCAAAAAGTTTTGCGCCTTTTGCGTCGATTCCTCTGAGACAATACGCAGGAGAATATTGCGCTTCGGTGGAATTTTTCGCACAGAACGCCCAATCAAATAGTTACTACTATCGGCAAGCGTAGTCGCCACAATAAATAAAAAGAATAAAATCAGAAAGTCTAGTTTTCCAAGGGCTGCCAATGTTCCACTCGTGAAAACAGTGCTATCTCCTGGTAAAAATGTTAAAATTACAAAGGCCGTTTTCGTAAAAACAACGGCAAATAGTAGAAAATAAATATAGAAGCCAAGCTCCTTTATATAATAGAAAATAATTTGGTCAATTTCACGTAAAAATTGAATGAAGTCTATAAGCATAGGAAAATCCTTTCAACCGAGATATTAGTATTATAGCCGAAATCGCCAGCTTTTCGTATGGTTCAATACGATTAGAACGTAAAAATGACTTTCGCATGAAATGAAGGCGAATCTAAGCCACCAGCTCTATGAAATAGGAGGATAAGATAATGGATATTGAAAACCGCCCAAAATTAAAAATCCCAAAAACAAAGATGGAATGGCTAGCGGATGGCATTGGCTACTTGTCACTGTTATCCATGTTTGCTATTTTGATTATGCAATGGGGGGCTTTGCCAGAGGAGATACCCGCTCATTTTGGTGCAAATGGCGAAGTGGATCGCTGGGGTTCCAAATGGGAGCTCTTGATTTTACCAGGTATTGCGATTGGCTTGAATATTTTTCTCATGATATTTGAAAAATTTCCGCAAGTACATAATTATCCAGAGCGATTGAACGAATCGAATGTGGTCGCATTTTATACTAATAGTCGGCAAGCCATGAATTATATGAAAAATATTATTAACCTATTATTTACCTATCTTGTGTATAATACGATTTCGATTGCGTTGAGTGGGACTGATAAACTTGGCTGGCCATTTTATTGTATACTAGGGCTGTTATTTGTGGTGCTCGGCTGGAAAATCGTAAAATCGATGAAAATAAAATGATGAGGTGTATGAAATGAAAGCGTATTTAGCAAATGGACTATTTTCAATTGGAGACCGCTATGTCAATGAGGTCATTGCCCGTGAATTGCGCGCGGCGATTCCACAAATTGACTTGTATGTCCCGCAGGAAAATGATGCCATTAACGATAAAAATACCTATGCAGATAGCTTAGCGATTGCAGAGGCTGATTTAAATAGTTTAAAGGAAAGTGATGTTTTAATCGCAGTGATTGACGGTGTGGAAATCGATTCGGGCGTTGCCGCTGAAATTGGTGCGTTTTCGATGCTTAACCGTCCAATTGTGGCACTGTTTAGTGATGTACGCCAGCAAGGTCGAACTAATAGCAAGAAAATTGATGCGCTCATTGCAGATGGCACAGAAAATCAGTTCATTTACCGCAACTTATTTGTCGTAGGTTTGATTAAGCAAAATGGCGTTATTGCCTCGACAATTGAGGAAGTTGTGGAGCAGGTGAAGAAAGTAAGAAAATAATAGAGGGAGCTGTGTTTCTTAGGAGATGCAGCTTTTTTATTTCTGTGAAAAAATATTTATAGAAAAACTTACATATTTATGGCATTTGTTCGTCTAGTAGGGTAAGAGAGGTGACGCACATGGATTTTGAGAAGCTGTACAGCGACGAGTTTCATTCGACCTATGTATTTATACGCTATATGGTGGGGAATGCGGAGCTTGCAGAGGATTTTACACAGGAAACATTTCTACGTATTTTAAAAGCGAAAAATTTAGCGTTGGTTACGAATGCCAGTGTTTATACTCGGCAAATCGCCCGTAATCTTGTCTATGATTATTATCGAAAAAAAGCACTTATTAAATGGTTGCCGTTTTCAGCATCGAATGAGCAGCACGAAATTACGTATGTTCCAGAGGATTGGCTCGTGCAGCAAGAGCAGCGGAAAATGTTGTTTGAAGCATTACAAAAGCTAAAGCCATTACAGCGCGAAATTATTATTTATCGCAAAATTGAAGAGCGCTCGATTGAAGAAACATGTAACATATTGGGACTTACGGCGATGAAGGTTGCTAACACACAGCGAAGTGCGATGAAAAAACTCGAACAATTACTAGGAGGTGTACGTGATGAAGCTTGATGAACGATTAACAGATCTTCAAAATCACCCAGAGGATGAACAGTTAAAACACAGCATTCGCGAAAAATTAGATATGGGCGATAAGCGAAAACAGTGGAATTGGTTAGGTAGTCGTTTTGGTGAGGTCAGCTTTGGGCTACTAATCCTATTTTTAGGTAGTTTTTTGCTCTATACCTCGATGCAACCAACCCATCAAGCAAGCTCTGAATCGATTCAAGCGATTTATTCGTATAAAAGTAAAGATGCGGATGTAGCTTTTCGCGCGAAGCCATCAGTAAATTATATAGGCATGGAAAATGTGACGACAGAAAACCTTGTCCTCCTATTTGAAACCCTAAATGAGCTCCCTGAAATTTCACCGCAAACAAAAAATTATGGAGATTATGAATTGGTGGTCGTTTATGAAAATGGAGAACAGCGCCGATTTGAATTGGATGCAAGTTATTTATATGATGTTGATGAGGATGTTTATTATCCAGGCTACAATCAAATGTCCGCTAAGATAGATTCGGATCTTTATGAAGCGCATTATGAGAATAAGCTGCCGATTTATCTCATGACGCCTCTAATATTTCTATTAATTGGCGGGATCGCTTTGTTTTATAGTCGAAGAAAAATAGAACTGCCAAAGCCAAGTAAATCGAGGTATGTGGTATTAGTTTCGTACACACTGACCATATTGGGGATTTTCTTATATGCATATAATAATGGTCTACTGTATTTCCCGTACCTTTTACTTGTCATTTTCGCATTGGCCTACATGATGTGGTGGTCTATAAAGCGTGATGTGACCAACCCAGTGATTTTAAAGGTAGAGAAATTTAGAATGATCGCGCTTGTCGTAATTGTGGTAGTATTTTTGTTGTGGGGGTAGGTAAATCATGATTTCAGAAAAACAATGCCCAATTTGTCAGGGCAACAACGCATGTAATGTAGCAGATGCACAAAATTGCTGGTGCATGACTGCAAAAATCCCTCAGCTGGTGAAGGATCAAGTGCCGACAGAGCTGAAAGGCAAGAGCTGCATTTGTGCCGCTTGTGTGGAGAAATACAGTATAACAAACGAAACACCTAGTCGATAATGGCTAGGTGTTTTTGCTTAACTTATAATTTGCGGTACTTTTTCTGAGCCAATAAATTTAAGACAATAAATGCAAGGATAAAGCCGATTAAAATAACAATATGCTTTGTATAATCACCTAAGCCTTGCCCCATATGCATAATGCCCTTTAAAGCATCCGCCGTGTAATACAGTGGCATCAAATAGGAAAGATTCTTCAGCCAATTTGCCATGCCATCCATTGGAAAAATACCGGAAAAGAAAATTTGTGGCTCAATGACAAGCGGTATAAATTGAATCATTTGGAATTCAGAGCTTGCAAATGTTGACAAGAGAATCCCAGGTGATATTTTTACAAAAATGTAAACAATTATAAATTATTCTTACCTGCTACTTAATATAAAAAGTGAAAAAAAGGGAACAAAATTTATGACAAAGAGTCTAAATAGTCAGAGATGTTTAATAAAGAAGGTGGGATTTTGTTGAAACGAAATAAAGTCATTTCCATTGTACTGATTGTGCTGCTTTCAATTATGGGGGTGATAAGCTACGGGATTTATTGGGCTTTTTTTGATATGAATCGCTTACCATCAGGGGAGTATTTAACAGAAGCCACCTCACCTGATGGCAAGTATACCGTAAGAGCCTATGTTTCAAGTACGAGTTTAAGTGCAGATGCGGTGAGAGGCGAGCTTGTGTTTCATGAGAAGAAGGGAAAAACGAAAAACATTTATTGGAATTACCGAGAGTCGCATGCAACCATCGAATGGTTGGATCACCAAACGGTTGTGATCAATGGACACAAGCTACATGTGCCTGGTGATAAATATGATTTTCGGAGGGAATGATCAGCCTAATCCCGTAACATGGCGTTGATCACCTCAATCGATTGCTTTGGTGGCTATGAGGGGTGTGGTGTTAATATAGCTTTGTCATATAGTTTGATCAAAAATATTTCAGAAACCAGCGTTTTTCTATAGATAAAAGGGGCTCCATTTTGAAAAAAGACTGATCAAAATGGAGACTTCCAATGCTTTATTCCACGCCTTTTAAAAATATTTGTGAAAAACGCTCCATAAGCTCCATTCTCTTTTTAATATCAATTTTATTGGTAAAGGTAATAATTCCATTGATCGTTGTCGCTGCAATTTGACTAACAGATGCTACATCTTCAATAGCCCATTCATTTTCCTTATTTCCAGCACTAAATATTTCGTAGTAAGTGTTTAAATAGCGTTGTTCAAGCTCATTTATTTTTTCTTCAATTTGTTTTGATTCGTGTTCTCCAGTGTAAAATTCCATAATTGCTGTTTGTAGCGGATAATAGAACTCGGTTTTCACAGATAATTCGTTATATAGATAAAATTTTTCTCGATTGCTCTTGCATTTTTTCTCTTCCTCACGCCATGTTGCATACCATTCTACATCTTCCATATTAAGAATTTCCAAAAAGAGATTTTCTTTTGTTTTAAAATGATAATATAAATTCCCTTTACTGCTGCCAGAATATTTTACAATATCCCCAGTTGTAGTAGCGTTATATCCATTTTTAATAAATAGTTCTTTTGCTGTCTTTAATATCTTTTCTTTCAACTTTTTCACTCCTACTATGAAGAAATTATCATTCATTATAACATATACAATTAACAATTCATTTTATAGCTTACCCCAGCTTGTATTTCCGTTTCCCATCTAAAATCGAGTAAGATTCACTTGAAAAGATAAATCGTATAAGTTATACTCCTGAACAGACCGTACAGTCGGTTTGTAAAATAGCTGTATTTTAAGGAGGAAAAATTAAGATGACTTCATTTTTTTCGAAAACGTCAAATATGATGACAACAAAGCAACGATGGACTGCTTTGATTGTTCTTGCGGCTAGTTTATTCGTAGTGATGATGGATATGACGATTCTAATCATGGCTCTACCCGATCTTGTAAGAGAATTACAGCCTACAGCAACTCAACAGTTATGGATTGTTGATATCTATTCACTCATTTTAGCTGGTTTTATTATTCCTATGAGTAATCTTGCTGATAGATGGGGGCGTAAAAAGGCTTTACTAACCGGATTTACTCTATTTGGCTTAGTATCTTTACTCATATTTTTTGCAGAAAGTGCATCCTTTGTAATCGCTATTCGATTTCTTCTCGGAATTGCGGGGGCTCTAATCATGCCAACGACACTTTCTATGATTCGTGTAATCTTCGAAAATCCTAAGGAAAGAGCAACGGCATTGGCTGTATGGTCGATTGTTTCTTCTGTGGGTGCTGTATTTGGCCCAATTATTGGAGGGGCTTTACTTGAAAAGTTTTCATGGCATTCAGCCTTTTTAATTAATGTTCCATTCGCTATACTCGCTGTCGTTGCGGGTCTATTCTTATTGCCTGAATCTCGGGTAGTAAAATCACAGTCTCATAGTTGGGATATACCGTCTACTTTTTTATCTGTCACAGGTATGATTGCATTTGTTTGGAGTATTAAAGAATTTTCAAAAGAAGGGCTTTCTGAATTAACACCATGGATTGTTATTGTAGTTGCCTTCGTTATGCTCATATTGTTTGTAAGACGCAATTTATCAAGCTCTGAGCCAATGCTTGATGTAAGGCTATTTAAGAGTCGATCATTTTCAGCTGGTACGATTGCGGCATTCATGACTATGTTTGCAATGGCTTCTGTTCTCTTATTAGTCGCGCAATGGTTACAGGTCGTTGAAGGACTTTCACCATTTAAAGCAGGATTCTATCTGTTACCAATGGCATTAGGAGCAATGATTTTCGCTCCAATCGCTCCGGGATTAGCCACACGTCTAGGGGCAAGAATTGTACTACCAATTGGAATTGGAATTGCAGCTATTGGCATGTTCGTTATGTATTTCTTTGGACATCCGTTAACCTATCCAACTTTAGCTATAGCATTATTATTAGTCGGAGCTGGTACTGCTTCGTTAGCTGTTGCTTCGGCACTCATCATGTTGGAAACACCCACATCAAAAGCTGGAAATGCTGCAGCTATTGAAGAGTCCATGTATGATCTTGGAAACGTGTTTGGTGTCGCTATTCTCGGAAGTCTTGCATCATTGCTTTATCGCTCCTATTTAGATATTGCAGCATTTTCATCCAATGGAATTGTTGGTGAATTAGCGCATGTAGCTAACGAATCTGTTGTAGGAGCTGTTGAGGTGGCTAAGATAACGGGCTTGACTCAGCTTGCTACAGATGCAATCGCCGCGTTTAACGACTCTTTTATAACAGCAGCCCTAATCGGTGGAATTATCATGATGATTGTAGCAGTTATTGCCTTCTTTTTAATTCCTAAATCCCTGGATATTACGAAGCAAGGAGATCATTAACAAACGACTATATACATCTAATGTTTTTTTGGAGAACGTCTTAATTTGCATATTCATCACCTCAAGTAAACGATAATATTGGAGTGCACTCTAAGGTCAAGTGAAGATAGTTAAATTTGGATATATTGTGAATTATTTAAATACCAAAGATTAATAGGAACAAATTGTAAGTGATAGCGTTTCATCAATGAAGGAGGTAAAAATCAGACAAATAAACTACATGAGGTGAGTATTTTGGATTCACAACAATTATTAACTATTAGTAACAATTTACTTCTTGGTGGCTTTATCTTATTGCTAATCGCGATTGTTCCACTCGGGCTCTCTGTCAAATCAAACAAAGCACTATTTGGGAAGCTGGGCATTGTGATTACGTATGCAGCATTTATTTTACAGCTTGGTTATTTTAGTACGAGATGGGTCGCTGTCAAGCATGCGCCTGTAAGTAATATGTTTGAGTTTGTAACATTTTTTGGGATCATGCTGATTGGCGGCTTTATACTAATTTATCACATGTATAAGCAAGTGATCGTCGGTTTATTTGTTATTCCGATTTCACTCATCATTATTGGCTACGGCAGTGCTTTTTCTAGTGAAGTTTCGCCATTAGTGCCATCATTAATTAGTAATTGGCTTACGATTCACGTTATTACGGTTGCCATTTCGAGTGCCATATTATCGATTTCGTTTGCGACTGGGATTATGTATCTTTTAAAGGTGCTCGATGTGACGAAAAAAACAATCAGCACACGTGCATTAGAATTCGTGCTGTATTGTTTAGTTGTGGTCATTGGCTTTGTTGGTGCATCGACGGTATTTGGCTTTGCAATGGAGCCTGTTACAATTACGTACAAGGATGTACAAGAAAAAGAAAGTACCGCGATTTATGAAATGTATCCGCTCATTGTGAACGAAAATCCGGAACAAATAGGGCTTATGACAATTACGAATAAGATTGATGCAGCAAAACTAAATTCCATTGCATGGGCTTTTATTGTCGGAACAGTGTTGTACATAATGCTCCGTCTGATCACAAGAAAGAGTATAAGTATGCTGTTAAAACCTCTAACAAAACGGGTAAATGCTAATTTGATGGACGAAATATCATACCGTGCCGTTGTCATTGGTTTCCCACTATTTGCTCTTGGTGGCTTATTATTTGCGATGATTTGGGCGCAAATTGCATGGGGCAGATTTTGGGGCTGGGATCCTAAAGAAGTATGGGCGCTCATTACGTTTCTGTTTTATGCAGCAATGTTACATTTACGATTATCGAAGTCATGGGAAGGTGAAAAGACTGCATGGATGGCGATTATCGGATTTAGTATTATTGTATTCAATCAAGTTTTCGTAAACCTTGTTATCGCAGGGCTTCATTCGTATGCATAACTTTGAGTAAGCGCAATTTATTTTAAAGAAACAAAGAGAAGCGTCAGAAAGTTAAATTCTTCTGACGCTACTTTATTGACATGGCTGCTAAAAACCATCACTTTTTAGCTTAATTTTCAGGAATAATCGTTATTGCAACAGTTCTAGTTGGTGCTTCTGGATTATTACTTGGTGCGCGGAAATATTTAGTCATTAATTCATTGAGCTCGTTTTGGAATTGAGTGAAATGGTTTTCATCTATCTTTAATTCCACTACAGAAAAGGTGGATCGATCCTCTCGAGAATTTTCTTCCTCTAATTTTTCAAGATAATCTTTGTATTGAGTCATAAGTAATAATTGATAGTAAGAAATGTAATTTAGCTTTTCCTCGGTAGATACTTGATTCCATTCATCACCATCAATTTTAATCTCATTTTCATTAATAGCGTAATATTTTTCAGAAACAGATTTCACTTTTTTTTCTTGAATGATGCTAATGATACTAGCATCAACTAAAATTTGGATTTGTCTATATAATGTGGCTTGGGGGACATCTTTGAGCATTTTCACCATCTCTAATGGGGTAAGCCCGTGTTCTCTGTTACGAAGCAGTGCTTGGCAAATTTTAATTCTTACAGGATGCATTAAAATATCAACTTTATTTTTCATCGAATCACCTATTTTTATTATCATTATAAATAATAAGAATAATGATTGCAATTTTCCATTCAATTCATTATCATTATTGATAATGATAATATGGGAGGTGAAATCAATGCAATTACATTACGGTATAGACGATTTGATGAAAATTGATATTTGGTCTTTTTTACCGATTATTTTACCGATTTTAATAATAGGTGCACTTTTAATCTTCATTGCTTTAGTTGACTTGTTTCGACATAGAGACACTCGAAAAAATGTTCTGATCTGGACATTTGTGATTCTATTTGTTAATACATTAGGACCGATTTTGTACTTTATTTTAGGAAGAAAGGATCGTGAAACGCTTTGAAATTAGAGATTAAAAATATTTCAAAAGCATTTAATGAAAAAATGGTAATCGACAATTTTTCGATGGAATTAGAAAGAGGAGAATGTGTCGGTTTAATTGGTCCTAATGGCGCTGGAAAATCGACTTTAATAAAAATTATTTCAGATGTCATTTATCCAGATAAAGGGGAGGTCCTATTAAACGGCGTAAATGTGTCAAAGATGAAGGAAGAAATCGGTTACTTACCACAATATCCAAACTTTTTTCATTGGATGACAGCTCAAGAAACGCTAATGTTCATGGGGCAACTTTCAGGTTTGAAAAAAGAAGCATTAATAAAGATCATTCCAGAAATTTTAGCTAAAGTTGGACTAAAGGAAGAAGGAGAATCTAAAGTCGGTAACTTTTCTGGGGGAATGAAGCAACGATTGGGGATAGCACAAGCATTAATACATAAACCATCATTACTAATAATGGATGAACCTGTATCTGCATTAGATCCAGTTGGGCGCAGAGAGGTGCTAAATCTTATCGAAGAAATAAAACAAGACACAACCATCTTATTATCCACCCACATTTTAAGTGATGCTGAGGAAATCTGTGAACGCTTTATCATGATTAAAAAAGGTATGAAAGTAGAGGATGCGCCGATAACAGAGCTTTTAGGACGCAATAGTAGTAACCAAATTCATTTAACCATTACTGCAAATGATGTTAATTGGATTGATACTGTAAGAAGCTTGCCTTATGTAGAATGGGTTGAAGTGGTCGGGCATAAAGCCAAAATTCAAATTAGTAATATCGAAAAAAATAAGAATAGTTTACTTGAAAATGCGCTTTTGCACAATGTGAATTTAATTCATTTTGAGATTTATAGTGAATCCTTAGAAGATATCTTTTTAAAATTGGTGGTGCAAAAATGAGCAAATGGATCGTGCTAATGAATAAAGAATTTAATCAAATGGTTCGTGATTTTAGAATCATTTGGCTTCCAATCACATTTATGTTTTTAGGCGCAACGCAACCATTGGTCAATTATTATTTACCCTCAATATTAAAGGCTTTAGGAGGTAGTCAGGGAATTACAATTGACCCAAACATGGCTCAGCTAGAGGGAGGTGAAGTATTAGCGAGTACGTTAGCTTCACAATTTGATCAGCTTGGAATCATGATATTGGTTATGGCTATTATGGGAATTATTCAAACAGATAAGTCAAACGGAATGCTGGCCTTCATTTTAACCCGACCTGTTGCAGTAACCTCTTATATTGCGAGTAAAATTGTTGCAAACTATCTATTAGTGGCCTTTAGCATTGCAGTTGGCTATTTTACTTCAAATATTTATGTAAATTATCTCTATTCTTCGGTTCCATTTTCACATGCTATGATTGGATTTATTTTTTATCTTGTATGGGCCTTATTTATTGTAATTTTCACAACATTGATTAGCACTATTTTCAAAAGTCAGGGTGTTATTGCGTTAATTTCAATTGGAACTCTTCTAGGCTGTAGATTAGTTATTGGTCTAAGTCCGATAGTAGATTTAGTAAATCCTGCTGTAATGAGTAAATATGCAATCGAATACTTGAGTAATGGGGTGAGTTATTCGAACATATTGAGTGGAAGCCTTTTTACGTTTGCATGGCTATTCGTAATACTGATTACGATTCATTATTGGATTTATAATAAAAAATTTATTATCGAATAATGAATTTTTTATAAGGGAAGTGGCATGCGTCTATATCGGGCTATGCCACTTTTTAACGTTACAAAACCAATCATGTCATAATCCGTGTTTCCAGTAAAAATACTTCCCATGACCATCTGTTTGCTGCAGTGTTTTCTTTGATTGGGTAACCCCTTGATTAATGAAATCTACATGCAAATCCGCATCATATATATTGTTATAAATATGATAAATGCTGTGCTG containing:
- a CDS encoding helix-turn-helix domain-containing protein, whose amino-acid sequence is MKNKVDILMHPVRIKICQALLRNREHGLTPLEMVKMLKDVPQATLYRQIQILVDASIISIIQEKKVKSVSEKYYAINENEIKIDGDEWNQVSTEEKLNYISYYQLLLMTQYKDYLEKLEEENSREDRSTFSVVELKIDENHFTQFQNELNELMTKYFRAPSNNPEAPTRTVAITIIPEN
- the qac gene encoding QacA/B family quaternary ammonium compound efflux MFS transporter, translating into MTSFFSKTSNMMTTKQRWTALIVLAASLFVVMMDMTILIMALPDLVRELQPTATQQLWIVDIYSLILAGFIIPMSNLADRWGRKKALLTGFTLFGLVSLLIFFAESASFVIAIRFLLGIAGALIMPTTLSMIRVIFENPKERATALAVWSIVSSVGAVFGPIIGGALLEKFSWHSAFLINVPFAILAVVAGLFLLPESRVVKSQSHSWDIPSTFLSVTGMIAFVWSIKEFSKEGLSELTPWIVIVVAFVMLILFVRRNLSSSEPMLDVRLFKSRSFSAGTIAAFMTMFAMASVLLLVAQWLQVVEGLSPFKAGFYLLPMALGAMIFAPIAPGLATRLGARIVLPIGIGIAAIGMFVMYFFGHPLTYPTLAIALLLVGAGTASLAVASALIMLETPTSKAGNAAAIEESMYDLGNVFGVAILGSLASLLYRSYLDIAAFSSNGIVGELAHVANESVVGAVEVAKITGLTQLATDAIAAFNDSFITAALIGGIIMMIVAVIAFFLIPKSLDITKQGDH
- the ccsB gene encoding c-type cytochrome biogenesis protein CcsB translates to MDSQQLLTISNNLLLGGFILLLIAIVPLGLSVKSNKALFGKLGIVITYAAFILQLGYFSTRWVAVKHAPVSNMFEFVTFFGIMLIGGFILIYHMYKQVIVGLFVIPISLIIIGYGSAFSSEVSPLVPSLISNWLTIHVITVAISSAILSISFATGIMYLLKVLDVTKKTISTRALEFVLYCLVVVIGFVGASTVFGFAMEPVTITYKDVQEKESTAIYEMYPLIVNENPEQIGLMTITNKIDAAKLNSIAWAFIVGTVLYIMLRLITRKSISMLLKPLTKRVNANLMDEISYRAVVIGFPLFALGGLLFAMIWAQIAWGRFWGWDPKEVWALITFLFYAAMLHLRLSKSWEGEKTAWMAIIGFSIIVFNQVFVNLVIAGLHSYA
- a CDS encoding ABC transporter ATP-binding protein, which codes for MKLEIKNISKAFNEKMVIDNFSMELERGECVGLIGPNGAGKSTLIKIISDVIYPDKGEVLLNGVNVSKMKEEIGYLPQYPNFFHWMTAQETLMFMGQLSGLKKEALIKIIPEILAKVGLKEEGESKVGNFSGGMKQRLGIAQALIHKPSLLIMDEPVSALDPVGRREVLNLIEEIKQDTTILLSTHILSDAEEICERFIMIKKGMKVEDAPITELLGRNSSNQIHLTITANDVNWIDTVRSLPYVEWVEVVGHKAKIQISNIEKNKNSLLENALLHNVNLIHFEIYSESLEDIFLKLVVQK
- a CDS encoding ABC transporter permease → MSKWIVLMNKEFNQMVRDFRIIWLPITFMFLGATQPLVNYYLPSILKALGGSQGITIDPNMAQLEGGEVLASTLASQFDQLGIMILVMAIMGIIQTDKSNGMLAFILTRPVAVTSYIASKIVANYLLVAFSIAVGYFTSNIYVNYLYSSVPFSHAMIGFIFYLVWALFIVIFTTLISTIFKSQGVIALISIGTLLGCRLVIGLSPIVDLVNPAVMSKYAIEYLSNGVSYSNILSGSLFTFAWLFVILITIHYWIYNKKFIIE
- a CDS encoding PLD nuclease N-terminal domain-containing protein, producing MQLHYGIDDLMKIDIWSFLPIILPILIIGALLIFIALVDLFRHRDTRKNVLIWTFVILFVNTLGPILYFILGRKDRETL